From the Anopheles merus strain MAF unplaced genomic scaffold, AmerM5.1 LNR4000269, whole genome shotgun sequence genome, the window CATTtcttaattcttcttcttctgatgaAACGTTTTCCAGGTTGTGGTTTCGTTTGCGGGATTGTGCTGAAATGATGGATGCGGCCGAATTTTCTGATTCTGTGTCGGATGTAGACATCGTTTCCTGGTCATTCGTTTCGTTGTCGGTTTCGGGGTTATCCgttgcttcaatattgttgttgctgttgcagaCATTGTTGGATTGGGTCTTGCTTTGATTTTCTTCGATTTGTGTTGTGGCTTCGTTAGTTgtgttattcttattattctgTAAATTTACATTTGGTTCTTTCAGTTTCTTCAGAAGAGCTTCGATGAGCTTGCTCTGGGTATCCATTTTTTTCATCTGTTCTAGGATCGTTTTCTTCAGTTCGTTCTGTTCTTCTTCGAGCCGCTTGATTTTGATGTCTTTTTCATCCACCGTTGTAGTTTGTTGCGCAAATGTGATTCGCTGCTGTACAGCACTTgtttgctgatgttgttggagtGCCATTTGCCGAGCTTCCTTGTAGGTGCAGTTGTGGTcgacttttatttttatgacttGTTCTTCAAATTGGAACGCAGGGCATTCGCGAGAGAACGCGCTGTGTTCGCCTTTGCAGTTCACGCAAGCGGGATGGGTCGAACATTCTCCGTGTGCTGCGGTTCCGCAGTTTCCACAGACCTGTCCCTTTGAGCAGCGTACTTTTGTGTGCCCAAAGCTGGCGCATTTGTAGCACAGCATTGGTTTTGGGTAGTATGGTTTCGTTCGCACCTGCAACAGCCCTACGCGAAGGGATTCCGGTATTTTTCCAGCTTCCACGCGTATCAGGAAAGAGTTCGTTGGTTGTATTTCGTCATTCACCTTTCGGGTGAATCGTCGGACTTGCTTGACGTTTTGACTTTCCATGTTCAGCAGAATTTCTTCGTCCTTCAGTCCTTTCAGCTCCGGGGCGAATATTACGCACTGGACTGTGTTCAACGTAGCGTGAGGGGTGATGGATACTTTCGTACCGTCGATGAGTTGCGTGAtgctttgcatttttgtgtactgCGCAAGGTTTCGGGTTTTGATGAGATATTTCTGCCCAAATTCCATCGAGTGGCTGCTTTCGGTAAGCTCTCCAACCACGTTGGTAATGCTCTTTGAAATGATCCATGGGTTTTGCGGGAGCTTAAAGCCTTTCAACGGCTCGAGAACGAGGAACTTCATGTCCCCAAACTCGTTATTACGGTCCATCCATGGTGGTAATGATCGAGCTCTCTGGGGAGGCTCGGGCGGAAGTGCATCCCGTACAGGATGCGAGGGTCCCGGCATTTTGCCGGGTTGGTTAGTATTATTTAGTTCAATGCAATGTATATAATGTATATgaggtatatatatatataaaaaataaagtaaaaaagtgTTCCTGAAAAGCGAaagttcaattaaatttaagactaatatttacaatttcggaataataaaaacaatagaatTTTAATGCAAGACAAATAAGATAATTTCACTCGTTACTCTCCCGAGTAGCGGGGAA encodes:
- the LOC121602024 gene encoding uncharacterized protein LOC121602024, which codes for MPGPSHPVRDALPPEPPQRARSLPPWMDRNNEFGDMKFLVLEPLKGFKLPQNPWIISKSITNVVGELTESSHSMEFGQKYLIKTRNLAQYTKMQSITQLIDGTKVSITPHATLNTVQCVIFAPELKGLKDEEILLNMESQNVKQVRRFTRKVNDEIQPTNSFLIRVEAGKIPESLRVGLLQVRTKPYYPKPMLCYKCASFGHTKVRCSKGQVCGNCGTAAHGECSTHPACVNCKGEHSAFSRECPAFQFEEQVIKIKVDHNCTYKEARQMALQQHQQTSAVQQRITFAQQTTTVDEKDIKIKRLEEEQNELKKTILEQMKKMDTQSKLIEALLKKLKEPNVNLQNNKNNTTNEATTQIEENQSKTQSNNVCNSNNNIEATDNPETDNETNDQETMSTSDTESENSAASIISAQSRKRNHNLENVSSEEEELRNAVKNMASNEIAVISPIASPTLPSEQRSPTAKPSKKKHRH